Proteins from a genomic interval of Candidatus Margulisiibacteriota bacterium:
- the paaI gene encoding hydroxyphenylacetyl-CoA thioesterase PaaI, protein MEENIKQKLKDFFYNDEFARTSGISIIDMSEGYGKTAMIVEKRHLNGVRIVQGGAVFTLADLAFALASNSRGNVSVGLNNYINYIKPAFKGDILTAEATEVSRGRTIGTYEVKITNQKGELVATFQGTSYIKKDILF, encoded by the coding sequence ATGGAAGAAAATATTAAACAAAAGTTAAAAGACTTTTTTTATAATGATGAATTTGCCAGAACAAGCGGTATCAGTATTATAGACATGTCTGAGGGTTACGGAAAGACAGCCATGATCGTTGAAAAAAGACATCTTAATGGTGTTAGGATTGTTCAAGGTGGTGCGGTTTTTACTTTAGCTGATTTGGCTTTTGCTTTGGCTTCTAATTCTCGTGGTAATGTTTCAGTTGGACTCAATAATTATATCAATTACATTAAGCCTGCTTTTAAAGGCGACATCCTGACCGCAGAAGCTACTGAAGTTTCTAGAGGCAGAACAATAGGAACTTACGAAGTAAAGATTACTAATCAAAAAGGTGAGCTTGTTGCTACCTTTCAGGGAACTTCTTATATTAAGAAAGATATTCTTTTTTAG
- a CDS encoding methionyl-tRNA formyltransferase, with amino-acid sequence MRILMFGITQIAVKGLKRLISLNEKPVAFVVYPLANQDIENLKLICKENEIPVYCFDKINNPEFISIVKKEIKPDLLLTYTFPQKIGEELLACAKQGINMHPALLPAYRGSNPYFWTIANGETKTGITYHFLTKEFDAGDIILQQEIPILPKDTCGMVILKQEKLAADMLEELLKLIKTNAIKGTPQDTGVYPKAPKPYINETFIHWDWPTKKIVDRIRALNPFNGALSQYKKQLVAIYQATETHYYGTGKEANGETVGLTPDGPMVKCSNGAIIINILVVGKKYLLSGSDFIEYEKVKIGDKFIAW; translated from the coding sequence ATGCGTATTTTAATGTTTGGTATAACACAAATTGCGGTCAAAGGACTAAAGCGTTTAATCTCCTTAAATGAGAAACCTGTTGCCTTTGTTGTCTACCCTCTGGCCAACCAAGATATAGAAAACTTAAAGCTAATTTGTAAAGAAAACGAAATCCCAGTCTACTGCTTTGATAAGATTAATAATCCAGAATTTATCTCTATTGTCAAAAAAGAGATTAAGCCTGATTTACTGTTGACCTACACTTTTCCTCAAAAAATTGGAGAAGAACTGTTAGCTTGCGCTAAGCAGGGCATCAATATGCACCCAGCCCTTCTGCCAGCTTATAGAGGATCAAACCCCTATTTTTGGACTATAGCTAACGGCGAAACAAAAACAGGCATAACCTACCATTTTCTTACAAAAGAATTTGATGCTGGGGATATTATTCTCCAACAAGAAATCCCTATTTTACCTAAAGATACGTGTGGAATGGTAATTTTAAAACAAGAAAAACTTGCTGCTGATATGTTAGAAGAATTATTGAAACTTATAAAAACAAACGCTATTAAAGGAACACCTCAAGATACTGGAGTTTATCCAAAAGCACCAAAGCCATATATTAACGAAACCTTTATACATTGGGATTGGCCAACAAAAAAAATAGTAGACAGGATTAGGGCATTAAATCCTTTTAATGGAGCTTTGTCGCAATATAAAAAACAACTAGTCGCCATTTATCAAGCCACAGAAACTCACTACTATGGAACAGGAAAAGAAGCAAATGGAGAAACCGTTGGTCTAACACCAGATGGGCCTATGGTAAAATGTAGTAATGGTGCGATAATTATTAATATTCTTGTTGTTGGAAAAAAATATTTACTTTCAGGCAGTGACTTTATAGAATACGAAAAAGTAAAGATAGGAGATAAATTTATAGCATGGTGA
- a CDS encoding ROK family protein has product MVKNYLALDIGGTKILGAIISDKKIIAKEKIKTNASQNQEEVYARIKNVISTLLKKTSNIEGIGIGIPGRVNDKGEITFSPNLPFENFPLKKKLQKDFGINNIAIDNDVNVGMLGEHWMGAAAGHKDALGIFIGTGIGGAVIINNKLLKGAQSIAGEVGHMKLSFDGPKCNCGEYGCLEAYASKIAMQKFMEEQGMKFNSILKSSTLKTGIAKQNKIIKDAVKQSAYYLGEAIGSLVNCLDPEVIVLGGGVPEAIGEYLLKKIEPVATARALVKPNIKLSMLGDEAGLFGAVKLLISDKE; this is encoded by the coding sequence ATGGTGAAAAACTACTTAGCACTCGATATCGGTGGAACGAAAATCCTTGGAGCGATTATTTCTGACAAAAAAATTATAGCTAAAGAGAAAATCAAAACTAATGCCAGTCAAAACCAAGAGGAAGTTTATGCTCGAATAAAAAATGTTATTTCAACTCTTCTAAAAAAAACATCAAATATTGAGGGAATTGGCATCGGTATACCTGGAAGAGTTAACGATAAAGGAGAAATTACTTTTTCACCCAACCTACCCTTTGAAAACTTTCCTTTAAAAAAGAAACTCCAAAAAGATTTTGGAATTAATAATATTGCCATAGACAATGATGTTAATGTTGGAATGCTCGGAGAACATTGGATGGGTGCCGCTGCTGGACATAAGGATGCTTTGGGAATATTTATAGGAACAGGCATTGGTGGTGCGGTAATCATCAACAATAAGCTACTTAAGGGCGCACAGAGCATTGCCGGAGAAGTCGGGCACATGAAGCTATCCTTTGATGGTCCAAAATGTAATTGTGGCGAATATGGCTGTTTAGAGGCTTATGCTTCCAAAATAGCTATGCAAAAGTTTATGGAAGAACAGGGGATGAAATTTAATTCTATTCTTAAAAGTTCGACACTAAAAACAGGCATTGCAAAGCAAAACAAAATAATTAAAGATGCAGTCAAGCAATCTGCCTACTATTTAGGGGAAGCCATTGGGAGCTTAGTTAACTGCTTAGACCCTGAAGTTATTGTGCTCGGTGGTGGAGTGCCCGAAGCAATCGGCGAGTATTTGTTAAAAAAAATAGAACCAGTAGCAACCGCTCGTGCCTTGGTAAAACCAAACATCAAATTATCTATGCTGGGGGATGAGGCAGGACTGTTTGGAGCAGTTAAGCTATTAATTTCTGACAAAGAATAA
- a CDS encoding Hsp20/alpha crystallin family protein has protein sequence MGLIKYRGYDPLREFDVFNGFFDALNTYSAGNKTGGMRFAPKTDIKETEKEYIIQMETPGLKKEKIKINVVDNVLSIEADDEAEKAEEREQYISKEIRKVSFKRSFTLPENVKGEQINATMDNGILEVVIPKAEAKKPKELEIKIK, from the coding sequence ATGGGTTTAATAAAATACAGAGGATACGATCCGCTAAGAGAGTTTGATGTGTTCAATGGTTTTTTTGATGCATTAAATACTTATTCTGCTGGAAATAAAACAGGAGGAATGAGGTTTGCTCCAAAGACAGACATTAAGGAAACAGAGAAGGAATACATTATCCAAATGGAAACGCCTGGTTTAAAAAAGGAAAAAATAAAAATTAATGTTGTTGATAATGTGTTGAGCATAGAAGCAGACGATGAAGCAGAAAAAGCCGAAGAAAGAGAGCAATACATCAGCAAAGAAATTAGAAAGGTTTCCTTCAAAAGAAGTTTTACTTTACCTGAAAATGTTAAAGGTGAACAAATTAACGCCACAATGGATAACGGAATTCTCGAGGTAGTAATTCCTAAGGCAGAAGCCAAGAAGCCTAAAGAACTAGAAATCAAAATCAAATAA
- the nadC gene encoding carboxylating nicotinate-nucleotide diphosphorylase — protein MNNLMQEIKISVKNALEEDIGAGDITSLLTIPDNDIASAKILAKETGIISGMLPVKHILDEYSLLKYTIYKDDGTKVTKGDIVIELTGHCQEILKLERTILNYLQQLSGTASLTNKYTSILKKYSVSLLDTRKTIPGLRLLQKKAVLDGGGENHRIGLFDAILIKENHIKAAGSIKKAIQNIKKSPKYAELIQSPDFFLEIETETLEEVQEACKENPNIIMLDNMTDDITQKCINYIKQNYPNIKTEISGSIDEATLEAKAKLFPDRISVGRLTHSAKTLDLSLLLS, from the coding sequence ATGAATAATTTAATGCAAGAAATAAAAATATCTGTCAAGAATGCACTTGAAGAAGACATCGGCGCAGGAGACATAACCTCGTTGTTAACGATACCAGACAATGACATTGCTTCAGCTAAAATATTAGCAAAAGAAACTGGCATAATTAGTGGGATGTTACCTGTGAAACATATTTTAGATGAATACTCTTTACTGAAATACACAATTTATAAAGACGATGGAACAAAAGTGACAAAAGGCGATATCGTAATAGAACTAACTGGCCATTGCCAAGAAATTCTTAAGCTGGAAAGAACCATTCTTAATTACCTTCAACAACTAAGCGGTACTGCTAGTCTTACCAATAAATATACATCTATCTTAAAAAAATATTCCGTTTCCCTTCTAGACACTAGAAAAACAATACCTGGGCTAAGGCTTCTTCAAAAAAAAGCAGTGTTAGACGGCGGTGGCGAAAACCACAGAATTGGGCTATTCGATGCAATCTTAATAAAAGAAAACCATATAAAAGCAGCTGGAAGTATTAAAAAGGCAATCCAAAACATTAAAAAATCTCCAAAATATGCTGAGCTAATCCAAAGCCCTGATTTTTTTCTGGAAATAGAAACAGAAACATTGGAAGAAGTGCAAGAAGCCTGCAAAGAGAATCCTAATATAATCATGCTTGATAATATGACTGATGACATTACGCAAAAATGCATAAATTATATTAAACAAAACTACCCTAATATAAAAACAGAAATCTCTGGTAGCATTGACGAGGCAACTTTAGAAGCAAAAGCAAAGCTATTTCCTGACAGAATAAGCGTTGGAAGGCTAACACATTCAGCAAAAACGTTAGACCTTTCTTTGTTATTATCTTAA